GTACACTGAATTGTATTCCCTCTTGTATCACATCTTATTTGATTCTGTAAATATAATATCAAATACGTAGTAATCACTTTCAAAATGCACATCTAACCATCTCCTTACTTTAAAGTTTTCTCCTTTTGTCATTAAGAATATGTAATATCTTCAAATAATTGTGGTatgttattaatttattaatatattttttttttgtttttctcaaAATAGAGTGAAGCAGAACAAGAATCAAGAATATTAAATGCACGTGGAGGCAGAAGTGGTTCTTCTATTCGGGCATCTAGCACTACTGAAAAGCTTCTTGTTTCTAGGAGTTCACGTCCATCTCGTAATACTTCAGTTGGTTCTTCTGTGAGTTTTCATAAATATATTTTGACTTTTTGCTACTTATATACACATTATATTCTACGAGCTTGATGTACTGAAATACTGACATTTGCTATTTTTTTCAGTTTGACTCACATGTATTAAACTGTGAAGATGGGATCTCTACCAGTTCTTTATCGGAAGCCGAGGAAAAAACGATTAAAGCTGTATATGAACAGATGAAGGTCAGTTTTGTGTATAAATGGTCTAAACTTGGTTCTACGGATTTGTAAAATTGTGACTCATGGAATGAGATTATGATTTTCTTCATTTATTGCCTTGAAGTCATTCGAAGGGGACAATTCAAGAAAGAACAACGGGTCAAGTGAAATATATGAAACAGTGAGATCTGAAGTTAGACGTGCTATTGCTGATATTCAAGATGACCTTCAACATGTGAGTTCATTaggctattattactattattaacttaTTATGAAGAAACGCTGTTGTAAATATCCCAATTACTcgcgattaatccccgattactcCTTTTTTAAGAATAGGCCGATCTGATTTTATAAAATCTGATTAATCAGTCGGCCAAGGTCAGTTAATGGGTCAAAATCCGATTGGTTTTTGAAAGTCGGATTTAATCGGTCAAACTtaaaattggtcaacattttaatataaatgtaaactagaattattaattattattgagtttttgaacaaatgaacgtttatgtttatgtttctagacaattagcatgttaaagtttatgtttatgtttatggttcttctatatttacacatataattaagAAACTTATTATTTAAACGCATAAAAAGTCCACCCGATTAATCCCCGAGATGCTAATTACTCCCTTTAAAGTCCTGACCGATTACTCCCCAAATAGCGAGTTTTGAAACCTTGCAATGAAATGAAGACACTTTACATCATCACAAGTCAACTATGTTTTTCTACTGCTTGGCATATACGATTTATTTTTCGATTTTGCACACGTGTAGTGACAACCAATGagtctttcaaatatttgcatCCAAATGAGCTGCAGATATATTAATGTAGTTGTGTATAGATTGTGCGGGTTAAATAAAACCTTGTTGCTTCGCATGCTTTTTATAAACTATCTAATAACTATTAAAAATATGTTCCTTTTCTTCATCTTATGGTTTCAGGCTATTCGAAGGAACACATCTGGCTCCCTTGTGAACGCAGATATTACTGATGTATCTTCCAAGTTGGTTAAGCCGGGGGCTGTTGAATTAGTGCTGGACATTAGAAGGGAATATGCTAAAGAACTTGAAGAGGTGATATCTTTACATTTCTACTATATTTAGTTGGGCACATATAATATAACCAAACTTGATGTCTTATTCTATCTTTTTACTAGAGGGCTATAATTCCAGCCCATTTGTCTGAAAAAAAATAATATCAATCCAATGCAAATAAATTCATAACAGCTCTAACATAATATTTTATCTAAACCACTACCCCGGTAGGGCCAGTATTTCTACTCAAATGTAAACGGCCTAACTGGGTTATCCCGTGACCATTTTCGACACTTTCCCTAGCCACCCCAAATTTGCTGCTAGTGAGTTTTGAACCCAAAACCTCCTGTGAGGATATTATTTAGCTAAAACTGAAAATTTCCTGTTCATTTTCTTTATTTAAAAAGAAATATAGTAAAAACAGTTCATCATCTAGTTGATATGGCTTTTAATCATTATTAATTCATCAGAAAATTCAAATAGTTAGCCAAATGGGTTCGTGTGTAACCCAAATTGCATTGACCTAATTTATATATTTACCCTTTATGACTGGCTCTTCTGGCCCATTTTTAAGGCAGCAATACCTCGAAAGCTTAGGAAAGAAACATCTTTTGTTACACTAAACTgaataatataaagaaaatatatttGTTTAGCTTTTCTGATCGTAACCCAAAATCGATTTTCCTTTCTTTTACACTTCGCTCACGTGATCATTGTACTGGGAGTCTGGGACCTGTCACCTTTTTCTTATATGTCCCAATCTAATTCAAATGCTGTATGTAATGAACTAATGGCTGATTTGTAGTTATATCATCCAGTTTTGTTTTATAATCATGTTGAAAATGGGATACGGGGACAATGTGATTGAGAATTTCGGGCAAATTGTTAAAAGTCAAAAACCATATATGGTGGACTGATGGTAGATAATTCAAAGAAACATTCTAACATACCAAGTTTTTGGTTACATGACAAGGTTGGTTGTGTAACGGGTCGAAATAGGAATTTTCCATATACGGGTCTAGTTGGATGGTTGACTTGCATACACATCTTTTTCGCCTGTTTATAACAGATTAAAGTTTTAAATATGACCAGTTAAGAGGTTGTATGCTTTAAAAATATAATATGTGTGAACTAGTATGACCCGTTTGTCCTATTTGATCCTTTTCAGCTGATTTGCTTGATTGTTCCAATTTGATCCTCTAAAAATAACTGTTAACTCATTCATGTTTAAGTACATCGAGTTGAAATTTTGATTCCATGCTTATATTCTTGATGTTTTTGTTGTTGAAGCTAATTTAATGTTGATAAATATGTAGGCCCAAGAAcgtgctagaaaacttagatcagaTTTGGCCATTGAGGAACATCGCAAGCAAGAGTTGAGCAGAATCCTCAAGGACACACTTCCTGAACCGAAAACATCTAGTTCTCATAGGTCCCGCTTAGGAAGAAAAGTACACAATTTTccacttttttattttttattattattttttttaatatcagTCAGTATTCATTACTGATTTTTAGGTGTTGCATGTTCATTAATGGATTTTTGACCAACAGAGCAGCAGTGAAAGAAAAAAGATGTCAAAGCGTTTGACCGATGAAGCACTATCATATTTCGATGAGTGTGTTTCGATATCAACGTTTGATAGTTCCGATTTCTCAGCGGCAGAAGATCCATCTGTGAACTCTGCCGCCATTACTCCGCCAAAACGGGCCGCCGCTGATCCAAACCACATCATCGACCAACAGGTAAAATTGCAAAACTAACAGTAATGTCTTGTTGCCAGTGTTGTAAACGGCGGCTTTTTCGGCCGACTAGTCAGTTTGGTGCCCAAAAAATCTAATTAGTCGGTCAACGCTAAAATGTCTGGCTAAAGTCAACTCAAAATCTGTATGAGTCCGCCTGAGTCGGTCAAAGTTAGGtcaaatatttaatatttttttactcATATTTCATGCCCAATAcattttattgaaatatttatgtttaatatatatttatgtgtaatgTATATTACTAAAAGTCAACACTAGTCAACGTCCGACTCGACTAACTAGTTGTTTCAAAGTCCCGACCGACTCGTGACTTTTCCAACTTTGCTTGTTTCTCTATAAGGATAAATGTGCCGATAATACGTGTTATATTTTGTTGCTAATGGATATCAAATTGTCTTTACAGAAAATTAATGGCGACCCAGGATCTAGTTCGGTGACTAATAGTAGTTCTAATGAAGTCCTGATAGATAATACAGAATGTGACAAGAAATGTCGGTTTTCATTTGGTCACAAACTAAATGAGGGTGTAGAGCTGCAACACGACTTGAAAACTTACATTAAAACTTTTGAGAAAGACAAGGGCACAAATGGTATTTTCTTAGAAAGATCAAGAGAGAATTACAATGTGGATGCGTATAATCTACTTGTCGTCAACGAAAGTTTGTTGTTTGATAAGGTGTTTTATAAAAACCGTCAAGAGTCTGGGAGTTTACATATATGTGGGAGGATCGATGTTCCGTTTTTGCCATTGGATCAACTTTTTTGAAGATTGTAGATATTGAAGTGTAAGCTTTTGTTCTATGTGAATGTTCTGCTTCTTTACATCGTATTTGACCATTTGTTGTTGGTAAAAGTGTTGGAGAACTTGCAAGATAACAATGTTATCTCTACATTTTACAAACCGTGAGGGTTACATCCAACGTGTCACTCTGACATTCCTTCCCCCAATTCATTGCCACGTGTAATTATGTAATTAGCTGTTAATTATCATGTTTAATTACCACAAAATGACACTTGTCTGAATCCTATTCGTCTACTTCCTTAATCTGATTCAATATCTCTTCTAAAAAGGGATAAACATATCTCCTACACTCCCGttctctcttttttctctcttGAAAACATCCCGTCATGTCTTCCGTTGATTACGGCCGGTTGAAAACATCCCGTTGTTCGCCGGTATCCCTAAATTATTCGTCATAGTTTTATACACACACCGGTTCAAACTTCATGCGTTCTTTTTGCGAATTCGGTGATACCCTAAATAATTAGGGTTTTCAGTTTTTTGGTTTTGCGATGCGATCTATACTCTGTAACAGCGATTGAATTTAAATCAGGTATGTAACAGCGATTGAATTTAGCGGTTGGTTTTTTGGTTTATTTGCTGTTTGTTTTTacattatatttatatgtttagtTTTTTTGCTATTTGCTGTTTGAATTTAGGTATGTAACAGAGATTGAATTTAGCCATAGATGTCGATGATAAGTTGCTTCTATTTTTGTTTTGAAATAGCAATTGAAATATGATAGTTTAAATATATTGTTACTTTAAATTATGTTCTAATATATATTTTGCAACATAATGTAATTTAGACAAATTGAAATTTTTTCTGTATATGGTGTACTTCTTATTTATTGTCATAACATTTCTGTGGTTATTTGTGATAAGGTGTAAAACCAAACATGAAGGGAACCATGAAATACGTAGATGGTATTGCAGGTCAGGGTAGATATGGATCAAAGTCAACTGTTTATCACAAGCACGTAATTCATTTTTTCACTATAAATGTGTGAAACTGATTGTAGGGCAGATCGGGTTATGTGTCAAGATGGGTCGTAATTTAGGGTCGGGGAATGGGTATGGTAGATTGACCCATAAACATAATTGAAATTTTGTAACAGCTAATATATTGCACACAATTGGCTACATATATGAAAGGCAATCTACCATACAATTAGGAAGGAAAGCAGTACAATATATGGTTGAGTAGGTACGAAACAAAGGACATTTCTTGAAGTCACAAATTACTGCAGAAAAAGATAACACTTTAGGAAAAAATAAGTTTAGAATTATCTTCAAATAGTCAAATTTTTATGTGTTTCAGGTGTTGTCACAAGATTCATTTAAAaaagataaatatataataaataattggATTAGGAATTATGTAGCTTGTGTTCCCTCCTTGGACATGTACAAGAGTGTAACCATGAAGGTTCAGGAGGACAAAAATAATTTTTGGTTCATTTGTGTTCAAATTACTTCTTACTATAAaaattttaatagaacacaagtgtttaagaatttgatatataatttgattatattgtAACGAGGTTTATCTGTTGTTAGtgtttaatacggagtaatatttataatgaatgaggtTTTATTATTGATTTGATTCTATTTTCGTAGGTATCTTTCACATTTAGTGTATGGAGAATATAAACTTAGTCCCTTTGTGCATGCGCTTCCACGATGTTATTGATTGTTGAATCTGGGTAAGTTTGTTAAGCTTTATTTTTTATAGCTTAATTTTATATGTAGTAATTAAATGAAATCAACTGACAATGTTTATGGTTCGTATTTACGATGTTTGTAGTTGGATTTCTTCCATACTATTCGGCTGAGGTTCCATGTAAGTTAGAGTACAAAGTCTTTCAGTTTTTTTCAGTATGTGCATTTGTTAGTTAACaaagttgtaaaaaaaaactaATTTTTAAGACTTCCTGGTTGCACAGGCTCATTCACTAAAAGAACTATGCTTTGAAACTATTATGTAACCAAGTGAATTGGCAACAAATGCACATTATGCACTTTAATGAAGTACATTAGCTGAATCAATTTTGAGGAACTGAGATTTCACTACCGGCTTATTAATTTCGACTTCCATAACGAATTTTACTATAAACATTAGAGATAAGTTAGCATATTGAGTCAACAAAGGATCAAAGTAAAAGGAGAATTTTTGTTAAAGTTAAAACCCATATTGACTCATGCATGTGTAAATGGGTTTAAGTTGTCAGTTATATCCTTTATGGGCGGGCTAACCGGTGGAATGTTGAATACTTCTGATTTTGGCTTGAAATTAAGATGACGAATTTATCATGGATATATGCTAATGTTTCCTATAAGACATGTTGATGATGATAATAGAAAATGTAGTAACACTGATTTTTATAGTTGTCATTATAGTGCCCTCTAGATATTAGGTAAAACTGTTACTGTTATATATGTTTTAAACGCGTTAAGCAAATAACATAGCAAAACTCATGATCTCATATTGGTTTCTTTCATTGGAGGTTGGCTATCATGGCTTCAACTAAATTGTACAACTACATAATTGCTGAGACTGAAGAAAACATAGCTCAGTCACTTGCATTTTGTTTCTGCTGTCAATCTTGACGCATAAAGTATAACAATTTATCCTATATACTAAAAGAGGCCCAGAAATTAGTCGTTTTATTCTTTCCCCATGCCGTTTTATTTATCCTATATACTAAAAGAGGCCCAGAAATTAGTCGTTTTATTCTTTCCCCATGCCGTTTTATTTCTATCTATTAAAAGGGTTTCTTTCCCATTCCAGGCATCTCTTTCTTCTACGGTTTTCTTCTATAGCGAATCTTCTCTGCTTATTTTTGGTGTACAAACACTTGAATATGTGTTTCATTCCGCCCAACCCTTTTTAATACAGGGTTTCATGTTCGACGATTGACCTAAGCTCAGAGTTatctattttattttgttaaatttCAGGATTTGCGCCGAAGAAGGCGAGCAATTGATGGATTACGATGACGACTTTCAACCTGACCACGATGatcttaacaacaacaacaacaagtcaACAACAACGAACTACATCATTGAGTATAGAACCATATTACATAAACGAGTATAGAACCATATTACATAAACGAGCAAGGTTTTTCAAAAGGGTAAGGATATTCACTCCTAACCCTTCTGTTGTCTACGCAAACATGGCCTGCATAACCCGTTTAGTTAAACGGGTAAAATGGATTAGAGGTTGGTTATGGGTTAAAGTATATCAAAAAAAGCCAATAAGAACTTAAGTGGAGCAGTCGAGGTATATTTCCTTAATTATTGTGTTTTTTTCTTCTTTTGTTAACTGTAGCTACAATAGCTTATTGAGCGTGTTGAATGATGCATGTGTTTTATGCTGAAATTGTTGATTAATATATTAGTTTTGACTACAAATTAGGTTGTTGATTACTGAAATTTTTTGATTATTACATGCTTTTATTTTAAGTTGTTTCTGCTTATTCTTGGTGGTATTTGCTTAGTACTGATATTGGGTTCTATAATAATCTTTGTGTTTGGAGAGACCCTTTTGTGCTCTTACATTTGCTTTGATATTTGGTACTTAGTTGTATGTCTCATACTGTTTTGTGAGTCGTTTATGCTACAACTGCTGCATTATGTgcattatatagattagtaaatgtCTTAGTGTTGCTACGATGACAATACATAATAGCAAAGACAATGTACTCATTGGTTGTATGCTCATGGGTTACTCACTAACTTCTTTCTATTGGGATTGCAATTGGTGATGATTTGACTATGGGTAAGCATTGACACTTCTAAAAAATTTGCGACTGCTTCGATTGCAATTGGTGAGATTGATGGGGACCTGGAACTGCTGTGATGATGCTGTACTATCATCTATTTATTAGATTCTAGCTATTATGCTATGCTAACTTCTTTTTAAGTAGTTGTTAGTTATAAGGTCATTGAGTATTTAATTAGTTTTGTATAGCTGTATAGTTATAGTTTTGACCTTTTGGGTTTGGGTCCTTTGTGAGCTGCAGCTCAATTCTGTAccatatatgtgtatataatatttgattttatagtaataataatatactagCCTTATCTTTAAAAAAAATTGGCACTTCTAAAATTGTAATAAAAGGAATGGTAGATAGAGATATGGGGAGAAATTATGTGGTATGATTTGAAGACACTTGATACAAGACATACTCAAGATTATTGTTCGACTTCTTAAAGTCAAAAATTAGTTTGGATTTCCCTTTTTGTGCACAATTTGCTTAACGAACATAGCCGCAGCAACACGCGGTCCGACTATCAACTCCTTTTAATCAAAAAGGGATTTTAATGAACTTTATTATAGTTCTGCACATGATAATCAATCTCGAAATATTCTCGAAATATACAGTGTATGGATAGTGATAATGTTTCTCAAAGTTGTTATAATTATGCAATTAGAAATTGTTATTTACACATTTGAGTAATAAACATTAGCAAATACTAACGTATAGTAACGATTACGAAAACCATCAACAAAAAACAAGGTTGTACAAATAATAGCGATTACGAAAACTATTTTTTAGAgctaccgtgcaacgcacgggctcttaaaatctAGTATAGTATTATTTGGTATAAGGTGGAGATGATGGTGTTAGCGGATGCTGTAAAAATGGAGGGATGACAAGTTTAATAGTCGAACTGATTCATACCGAGTGACTTTTGATTCTTAAGGTAAGTATGAAACTATTCGAAAAAACACGAGTGGATGAAAATTTTGCACCTTTGAAACAAAATCTACCTAACACATTGATATAATAAACACACAAAATTACGAACTATATGACATGAAACTACAGTCATTGACTCGTTGTGTAACTCAATTGATAAATGAAACGCGAATGAAGACTAATGGTATAATGAAAACTCAAATCGATAATCGCACAAACCATGGACATCTATGAGTCCAAGTCCGATGATGAAAAACCATCGACATCATCGTCGTCCTCAATCATCGCCGTCCTCATAATCCTTTCATACTACCAATGCGTTTCAATTATATTTTTCTCTTGATGAAGTTAATATAGTGGTGTTTAATCAAGGGCCTAAAACTTCGCTTGTATTGAAAACGAACACCCCAGCTACACTCATCTAGAGAAACACCATTTAAAACTTCTGGTGCACGAGATAATAGGCTCAAATTTTCACAATTCCTCATCTTTTGAGACGCAAGTTGATTGCACACTAGGCCCAAAAGTAATGGTCTTGTTTTTCTTATTAAGCCCATATTACAAGAATCAAATAACACAATTATTTGCGACTCGTTACAACCACCACACTCCTCAATCTAATCCAGCAACATTCCACGCTATCTCTCTTGCTCCGATCAGTTTCCTCACGCAAATAAcacaatcaccaccaccatcatcacaaATCCATCAAATAACACAATCTGCGTTCAGTGGGACAttgggtaccttatccttggttgatggatttctcctaaaatacttcttactatgaggatttttagacacagtgtccaaaacTTACCGTCAAACTTAAAAGATTCCATCTTGTtgtgtctttgcttgagacggtcCGGGAATGAAATGGGTGCTTTCCCATtgggtttaggtgatgactcaatgactactgcCGAATGGGCAGCCGAGGAGGAACTGAAGGTTGACTATGTACCACCTTTGAGTCATTATTATAGAGAATCGATATGTTGATTTAGCTGAGTTATTTGATTTTTCAAGACTTCTCAAATGATTAGTCATGACGAGGTCAGCCGCATCTTGTTTTGCTGTAATCATATTGATTCGCAGTAGGACACGTCTAgacttgtctctggtggggtaATGGGTTTGGTAGGTTTGTTATGCGGATGAGCTAATAACTTAGTAGAGTAGACAACTATACCTTGGCAGGATGTGAGTTAGTTCAATTTTGGCATGATTGCACCtaagacacatgttgcgggagtttctttagctctccgatTTCTTTGGTGAGGGTTCTATTTGGttcgagagaaat
This window of the Rutidosis leptorrhynchoides isolate AG116_Rl617_1_P2 chromosome 7, CSIRO_AGI_Rlap_v1, whole genome shotgun sequence genome carries:
- the LOC139856868 gene encoding uncharacterized protein, with protein sequence MSKRLTDEALSYFDECVSISTFDSSDFSAAEDPSVNSAAITPPKRAAADPNHIIDQQKINGDPGSSSVTNSSSNEVLIDNTECDKKCRFSFGHKLNEGVELQHDLKTYIKTFEKDKGTNGIFLERSRENYNVDAYNLLVVNESLLFDKVFYKNRQESGSLHICGRIDVPFLPLDQLF